Proteins from a single region of Geovibrio ferrireducens:
- a CDS encoding bifunctional transcriptional activator/DNA repair enzyme AdaA, with protein sequence MNHADYYRIEKAIRFIEQNAGEQPSLDDIAAHLGLSPFHFQRMFTDWAGISPKRFLQCLTIEATKRLLDESRSVLEASIEAGLSGPSRLHDLFVSVDAVTPGEYKSMGSGLVIRYGFQPTPFGMCMAALTERGLCALSFHDESSAEAETEDLKIRWQNARLIRNDGAVEETVRRIFKPEKGEEIRVFMKGTNFQIKVWTAVLRLPYGVFTSYGDLAGTIGSPAASRAVGTALGQNRIGYIIPCHRVLRETGAVTGYRWGSARKKAMIAMEACVKDR encoded by the coding sequence ATGAACCATGCTGACTATTACCGGATAGAAAAAGCCATACGCTTCATAGAGCAGAACGCGGGTGAACAGCCCTCGCTGGATGACATAGCCGCTCACCTCGGACTGAGCCCCTTCCACTTTCAGCGGATGTTCACCGACTGGGCAGGGATAAGCCCCAAGCGTTTTTTGCAGTGTCTCACCATCGAAGCGACGAAAAGGCTTCTGGATGAGTCCCGTTCGGTGCTTGAAGCCTCAATAGAGGCAGGGCTCAGCGGACCTTCCCGTCTGCATGATCTCTTTGTCAGTGTCGATGCCGTCACCCCCGGCGAATACAAGAGCATGGGGAGCGGTCTTGTGATAAGATACGGCTTTCAGCCCACCCCTTTCGGTATGTGCATGGCGGCTCTCACGGAGCGGGGGCTCTGCGCTCTGTCATTTCACGATGAAAGCAGTGCCGAAGCGGAAACGGAAGATCTGAAAATCCGCTGGCAGAATGCAAGGCTGATACGTAACGACGGCGCAGTTGAGGAAACAGTGCGAAGGATTTTCAAACCTGAGAAAGGGGAAGAGATAAGGGTTTTCATGAAGGGGACAAACTTCCAGATCAAGGTCTGGACGGCAGTTCTCCGTCTGCCTTACGGGGTTTTCACAAGCTATGGCGATCTGGCAGGGACGATAGGCTCGCCTGCCGCATCAAGGGCTGTTGGAACCGCGCTGGGGCAGAACCGCATAGGCTATATTATCCCCTGCCACAGGGTACTGAGGGAGACAGGCGCTGTCACCGGCTACCGCTGGGGCTCAGCACGCAAAAAAGCCATGATAGCCATGGAAGCCTGCGTGAAAGACAGATAA
- a CDS encoding YgaP family membrane protein, whose protein sequence is MSVKYILRLVPGIMILASLALGVWVNQWWLLLAAFVGLNLLQSAFTKWCLLEDILIKMGIPKE, encoded by the coding sequence ATGTCAGTTAAGTATATTTTAAGACTTGTACCGGGAATAATGATACTTGCGAGCCTTGCCCTCGGCGTATGGGTAAATCAGTGGTGGCTTCTTCTTGCCGCCTTTGTGGGGCTGAACCTGCTCCAGTCGGCGTTCACTAAGTGGTGCCTCCTTGAGGACATCCTGATCAAAATGGGTATACCGAAGGAATAA